In Trichoderma breve strain T069 chromosome 4, whole genome shotgun sequence, the following proteins share a genomic window:
- a CDS encoding leo1-like protein domain-containing protein, which yields MSDSEDPLDAIDEGGDDLFGDEGDEVDASPQARILDDDDLASDPEAYGDAEPREYDGSQSRQETKDRIVMAVQAYRHRIPKPSDDSLRVMRVPKFVRFLPEPYEEETFQPSAFDLENAKAEHPKHVVRVCRDASTNELKSNTNIYRWSDGSVTISIAGEHYEINKKGLAPGPGQPYDELKDGHYYAAAAELSSNLLMTVGHLSEQYTIKPNKAVGDNALSVLAERMALASKSSAGGEMIIKTVVDPELQKKQAELAEKERMKAQRKRDNAVAKMDGGVGRSGRGGLSIGGLEGARSGAARKRGAPGSARPKRRRPEYDSDDDLPQGVSRHEDYDLDDGFLVGSDEEEMESGVDDDEEEDILDDEDEAPRSKRQRTKEPEDDEDAEGDEVEPMETSGRSGRRRNVIDDDDE from the exons ATGTCCGATTCAGAGGATCCCCTTGACGCCATCGACGAGGGCGGCGATGACCTTTTCGGCGACGAGGGCGATGAGGTGGATGCCTCTCCCCAGGCGCGCATTCTAGACGACGATGACCTCGCCTCAGATCCCGAAGCATATGGCGATGCCGAGCCGCGAGAGTACGATGGGAGCCAGTCACGACAGGAAACTAAGGATAGAATCGTCATGGCCGTGCAAGCATATCGCCATCGCATTCCCAAACCATCCGATGACTCG CTGCGTGTGATGCGAGTTCCGAAGTTTGTCAGGTTTCTCCCCGAGCCatacgaagaagaaactttCCAACCCTCCGCGTTCGATCTTGAAAACGCCAAAGCAGAGCACCCGAAACATGTCGTTCGGGTTTGCAGAGATGCAAGCACAAACGAACTGAAAAGCAACACAAACATCTACCGGTGGAGCGATGGCTCTGTTACCATTTCCATCGCAGGCGAACACTACGAGATCAACAAGAAGGGGTTGGCTCCAGGCCCCGGACAGCCTTACGATGAATTGAAGGATGGCCATTACtacgctgctgctgccgaatTAAGTAGCAATTTATTGATGACTGTGGGCCACTTGTCGGAGCAGTACACAATCAAGCCAAACAAGGCTGTTGGAGACAACGCCCTATCCGTTTTGGCGGAGAGAATGGCTCTAGCCAGCAAGTCATCGGCCGGCGGTGAGATGATTATCAAGACAGTGGTCGATCCCGAGTTacagaagaagcaagctgAGCTGGCCGAAAAGGAGCGGATGAAGGCACAGCGAAAGCGCGACAATGccgtggccaagatggacggtGGAGTGGGACGATCCGGTCGTGGTGGGCTGTCAATTGGTGGTTTAGAGGGCGCCAGGTCTGGAGCAGCCCGGAAGAGAGGAGCACCCGGTTCTGCGCGACCCAAAAGACGGCGTCCAGAGTATGACTCTGATGACGACCTGCCCCAGGGTGTCTCGCGACATGAAGACTACGACTTGGATGATGGCTTCCTGGTGggcagtgatgaagaggagatggagagcggtgttgatgatgatgaggaagaagacattctggacgatgaggatgaggccccACGATCCAAGAGGCAGCGAACCAAGGAGCcggaggacgatgaagacgcgGAGGGAGATGAGGTGGAACCCATGGAGACCAGTGGCAGATCAGGCAGACGGCGAAACGTgattgacgacgacgatgaatAG
- a CDS encoding mob1/phocein family domain-containing protein — translation MSNLFSGINARLRGGPKSPSPSQSAQPPLHPSSDVASSPKIPSANLPQRTPSFPTPTSPAQPARMADSGAPSGDDIINSYHLPRPLPLWLNSHCAKHIVKGNFMTLSARPKTVEQGEWVAHQVVEHYRNLWNFVQVVHAKEENGNTICNPTTCPRMSAGANHSFTWLNSRREPVELPAHEYMTLMQRWITGKIDDTAIFPTDPAGVSYSHNPAMSSTPLSQLTNPGEADWVGKRSGFPDKFIDICQMIFRQMFRVYAHLYWAHFSEPYYHLNLEKQLNSCFSHFLLTATALDMLGKQELEPMQPLIDLWAANGTFPPESKVYEYASIRAGERLIQLAGVAQ, via the exons ATGTCCAACCTCTTCTCTGGGAT CAACGCTCGTCTCCGAGGCGGGCCTAAAAGCCCATCCCCATCACAAAGTGCCCAGCCCCCCCTGCATCCCTCCTCCGACGTCGCCTCATCTCCCAAGATACCTTCAGCCAACTTACCTCAGAGAACTCCTTCTTTTCCTACCCCAACTTCTCCCGCCCAACCCGCTAGAATGGCTGATTCGGGTGCCCCCAGCGGCGATGATATCATCAACTCCTACCACCTGCCGCGGCCGCTTCCGCTGTGGCTCAACTCACATTGCGCAAAGCACATTGTCAAGGGGAACTTTATGACCCTGAGTGCTCGACCAAAGACGGTTGAGCAGGGGGAGTGGGTTGCTCATCAAG TCGTCGAGCACTATCGCAACCTCTGGAATTTCGTTCAGGTAGTTCacgccaaggaggagaacgGAAACACCATCTGCAACCCAACAACTTGTCCTCGCATGTCCGCAGGAGC CAACCACTCCTTCACTTGGCTCAACAGTCGTCGTGAGCCAGTCGAGCTGCCAGCTCATGAGTATATGACACTCATGCAGCGATGGATCACCGGCAAGATCGACGACACCGCCATCTTCCCAACTGACCCCGCCGGCGTCTCCTACTCTCACAATCCCGCCATGTCGTCGACGCCACTCTCACAGCTCACCAACCCAGGCGAGGCTGACTGGGTCGGCAAGCGATCTGGTTTCCCGGACAAGTTCATCGACATCTGCCAGATGATCTTCCGCCAAATGTTCAGAGTCTACGCCCACCTTTACTGGGCTCATTTCTCAGAGCCCTATTATCACCTCAACTTGGAgaagcagctcaacagcTGCTTCTCACACTTTTTGCTAACAGCCACTGCGCTGGACATGCTGGGGAAGCAGGAGCTGGAGCCTATGCAGCCACTGATTGACCTCTGGGCAGCAAACGGAACGTTTCCCCCTGAGTCCAAGGTCTACGAGTATGCCAGCATCCGGGCTGGTGAGCGATTGATTCAGCTTGCAGGCGTCGCACAGTAA
- a CDS encoding patatin-like phospholipase domain-containing protein, with amino-acid sequence MGLVLAVCRVVVDVATFWRKKLLSWYTRKNPVKLWLELLRNAETFEEWEEAALHLDNLLGLDLWRNNPTSKYYDWALITERLDSLIIAREENNYEQLVNLLRSGLVRNLGNIAVPKLYNRSFSGTKYLIEEYIAQVAESVEDISALPTSAASSLHPNEKALTNQMKLDFIHDTRQAFGRTTLVLQGGAIFGLCHLGVVKALFLRGLLPRIITGTATGALIAALVAIHTEEELPGVLRGDGIDLSAFASKGTTEDGQIPAEQSLKSRWETLLRRIRRFSREGYFLDVTVLEECVRANVGDLTFEEAYNRSKRVLNITVATDGQGAGVPTLLNYITAPNVLIWTAAVASNASSPSLYGRSKATILCKDAHGNIVPWAPANTTDFRHWTHASYTDRDSPLRRIAELFNVNHFIVSQARPYLIPFLQSDMHGPSLLETRSKSTQLSAFLVRVVGLEIRHRLRQLDSLRLLPASIRRFLVDEQVPAASMTLVPEVTAGDFVRLLETPTRDTLNYWILRGERSVWPALAALRIRCAVENELDRSYQVVRKLKAGDLRRKGSMAAFADNGRSDNGR; translated from the exons ATGGGGCTCGTGCTGGCCGTCTGTAGGGTGGTGGTGGACGTGGCTACTTTCTGGCGCAAG aagctcctGAGCTGGTACACGCGCAAGAACCCCGTCAAGCTGTGGCTTGAGCTGCTGCGCAATGCAGAGACCTTTGAGGAGTGGGAAGAGGcggctcttcatctcgacAACCTCCTGGGGCTCGATCTATG GAGGAATAATCCAACGTCCAAGTACTACGACTGGGCGCTCATAACAGAGCGGCTAGACTCGCTCATCATCGCACGAGAGGAAAACAACTACGAGCAGCTCGTCAACCTGCTCCGGTCTGGCCTCGTACGCAACCTCGGCAACATTGCCGTACCAAAACTATACAACCGATCCTTTTCTGGGACCAAATACTTGATCGAGGAATACATTGCTCAGGTGGCCGAGTCGGTCGAGGACATTAGCGCTCTTCCGACGAGTGCTGCTTCGAGCCTGCATCCGAACGAAAAGGCGTTGACGAACCAGATGAAGTTGGACTTTATTCATGACACGAGGCAGGCGTTTGGGCGGACTACGCTGGTCCTCCAAGGTGGTGCAATCTTTGGTCTGTGCCATCTTGGAGTGGTCAAGGCCCTGTTCCTTAGAGGCTTGCTCCCACGGATCATCACTGGCACGGCAACTGGTGCATTAATCGCTGCGTTGGTAGCAATACATACAGAGGAAGAGCTTCCAGGCGTGCTTCGGGGCGATGGTATCGATCTCAGCGCCTTTGCATCCAAGGGAACCACAGAGGATGGCCAAATTCCTGCCGAGCAATCTCTGAAATCGAGATGGGAGACTCTTTTACGGAGGATTAGAAGGTTCTCGCGAGAGGGTTACTTCCTAGATGTCACCGTCCTCGAGGAGTGTGTAAGGGCAAATGTTGGTGACTTGACATTTGAGGAGGCGTACAACCGCAGCAAGAGAGTGCTCAACATAACAGTGGCTACAGATGGTCAGGGGGCAGGGGTCCCAACTCTCCTGAACTACATCACCGCCCCGAACGTT TTGATTTGGACGGCTGCAGTCGCCTCCAATGCCTCCTCCCCATCCCTATATGGCCGCTCCAAAGCTACAATCTTGTGTAAAGATGCTCACGGCAACATTGTTCCCTGGGCTCCAGCAAACACGACCGACTTCCGTCATTGGACGCATGCTTCCTACACAGACCGCGACTCTCCCCTTCGGCGAATCGCCGAGCTCTTCAACGTGAATCACTTTATCGTCAGCCAGGCAAGGCCTTATCTTATTCCCTTCTTACAGTCCGACATGCACGGGCCGTCTTTACTGGAGACCCGGAGCAAGTCCACACAACTCTCGGCTTTCCTTGTTCGAGTAGTGGGGCTCGAAATCAGACATCGTTTGCGGCAACTGGATTCACTTCGTCTTTTACCGGCAAGCATTCGTCGTTTCCTTGTTGACGAGCAAGTGCCGGCGGCATCGATGACGTTGGTCCCAGAAGTGACTGCTGGCGACTTCGTTCGCTTGCTTGAGACGCCTACACGGGATACCTTGAACTACTGGATTCTACGTGGCGAGAGGAGCGTGTGgccggctttggcggcgCTGAGGATACGGTGTGCTGTGGAAAACGAATTGGATCGATCATATCAAGTGGTGCGGAAACTCAAAGCAGGAGACCTACGGCGTAAGGGAAGCATGGCGGCATTTGCTGATAATGGGCGTTCCGATAATGGGCGTTGA
- a CDS encoding HMGL-like domain-containing protein gives MCGTCNGDTAPAANSTNNAAASAQTSNGVYPARGTPASSPYQMVQDYISNVGRFKIIESTLREGEQFANAFFDLETKIKIAKALDNFGVDYIELTSPVASQASFDDCKAICQLGLKAKILTHVRCNMEDAKKAVECGVDGVDLVIGTSSFLREYSHGKSMEMIKDIAMEVIAYVKSKGVEVRFSSEDSFRSNLVDILHLYQACDKAGVDRVGVADTVGGATPRMVYDLIRTLRGVVGCDIETHFHDDTGCAVANAHSALEAGATHVDTSVLGIGERNGITPLGALMARMVVTAPDYVKSKYNLKALKSLETLVADAVQVNIPFNNPVTGFCAFTHKAGIHAKAILANPSTYEIINPHDFGMTRYVSINSRITGWNAVKARIEQLGLGSEFSDDQVKEVTAKIKQMADIRPLAIDDTDSIIRSYHLDIKV, from the exons ATGTGCGGTACCTGCAACGGAGACACAGCGCCCGCCGCAAACTCAACGAACAATGCTGCTGCCTCGGCACAGACAAGCAACGGCGTCTATCCTGCCCGGGGCACGCCGGCGTCTTCTCCCTACCAGATGGTTCAGGACTACATCTCAAATGTTGGCAGATTCAAGATCATTG AAAGCACTTtgagagaaggagagcag TTTGCAAACGCCTTCTTCGACCTCGAAACCAAGATCAAGATCGCCAAAGCACT CGATAACTTCGGTGTAGACTACATCGAGCTGACCAGCCCTGTAGCTAGTCAAGCTTCTTTTGATGACTGCAAGGCCATCTGTCAGCTTGGTCTCAAG GCCAAGATTCTTACGCACGTCCGCTGTAATATGGAAGATGCGAAGAAGGCAGTCGAGTGCGGCGTGGATGGCGTCGACCTG GTTATTGGAACATCAAGCTTCCTTCGGGAATATTCCCACGGTAAGAGCATGGAAATGATTAAGGACATTGCCATGGAGGTCATTGCCTATGTCAAGAG CAAGGGTGTCGAAGTGCGCTTTTCAAGCGAAGACTCCTTCAGGAGTAACCTCGTCGATATCCTACACCTCTACCAAGCTTGTGACAAGGCTGGTGTCGACCGAGT AGGTGTTGCTGATACAGTTGGCGGAGCCACGCCAAGGATGGTCTACGACTTGATCAGGACACTGAGAG GCGTTGTGGGCTGCGACATAG AGACACATTTTCACGACGATACTGGCTGCGCAGTTGCAAATGCACACTCCGCGCTCGAAGCTGGCGCCACACATGTCGATACCTCAGTATTAGGAATCGGCGAACGCAATGGCATCACTCCGCT TGGTGCTTTGATGGCCCGGATGGTTGTAACAGCACCTGATTATGTCAAGTCCAAGTATAACCTCAAGGCATTGAAGAGCCTAGAAACCCTGGTTGCCGATGCTGTCCAGGTCAACATCCCA TTCAACAATCCCGTGACAGGCTTCTGC GCATT CACTCACAAGGCTGGCATCCATGCTAAGG CTATTCTTGCTAACCCATCAACCTACGAGATCATCAATCCGCACGACTTCGGAA TGACACGCTACGTCTCCATTAATTCAAGAATTACAGGCTGGAACGCCGTCAAGGCCCGAatcgagcagcttggcctgggctCGGAATTCTCTGATGATCAAGTTAAGGAAGT
- a CDS encoding heterokaryon incompatibility protein (HET) domain-containing protein, whose protein sequence is MELQVLYPRLPLKDGDIRLLTILPDEWAADIHCKIGVVSLNDTPEYVALSYVWGGTFQDGTLYINGYEQRIGRSLETALRYYRRAGWSLQLWADAVCINQADVTERSSQVSIMDRIYSSAAAVFVVLGAGIDLAADNYFDKVKELHKFRFRVYGQKYFEAVSPPVWDESNSSRSLDDDKKSSILFSFLERAVDFKINEHLSTVPQWGGTFEGSEESQYPWQTLIQTFEEFTRESWWDRVWTLQESVAARTMRAHITDCCTSYLTNDAPPRYASAVKLLLAHVDNIEKTRQIYAKLRHGIKTDQLVLTSLFPKKDFEGSVAVEIVGNLDSYLLYRYLCMHNRRDATDARDKVYALLSLIKLDNKPSFIYPDYAKGLEDVYITTARMLIQESGSLDILSAAGRLRNDKFFSWVPDWSIRNEFNEDETQINALLMYDAALGTKASVKFPENNNTLLEVEGIILDDVAVLGDTVSDGSTDEEMWRIIFHWMQLAHSHSPNTKWVDFCRTVCTDLSIWPGDQVFRRMGPLTKEMIQSLMPWRDPTSGRFTKEVPPEDLIQSSVEQMKTWFSVWHTLMGWQAQRGMRSAAPSPTLTDSLKITTSLKRFVVSSKGYIGLVPCNSEKGDEMVFFKGCRFPCIARLVPGSGMKMKQLKVVGPCYIDGFMDGQIVAHAIKHESDEKGNWDIMIVC, encoded by the exons ATGGAACTACAGGTGCTCTATCCAAGACTACCcctcaaagatggagatatTCGCCTTCTCACTATTCTCCCCGACGAATGGGCGGCTGATATCCACTGCAAGATCGGCGTGGTCTCCCTCAACGATACTCCAGAGTATGTGGCTCTCTCATACGTCTGGGGAGGAACTTTTCAAGATGGCACCTTGTATATCAACGGCTATGAGCAACGTATCGGACGTAGCTTAGAGACTGCCCTTCGCTACTATCGCCGAGCTGGATGGAGCTTGCAGCTCTGGGCCGATGCTGTCTGCATTAATCAGGCAGATGTAACGGAACGCTCTTCGCAAGTATCAATCATGGATCGTATCTACTCGTCTGCCGCCGCAGTGTTTGTCGTTCTCGGAGCTGGCATTGATTTGGCCGCCGACAATTATTTCGACAAAGTGAAAGAGTTGCACAAATTTCGCTTCCGTGTCTACGGCCAGAAGTATTTTGAAGCAGTTTCGCCCCCTGTATGGGACGAAAGTAACTCTTCAAGGTcgcttgatgatgataagAAGAGTtcgattcttttttctttcctaGAAAGAGCTGTCGACTTTAAGATCAATGAACATCTGAGCACTGTACCGCAATGGGGAGGGACGTTTGAAGGATCAGAAGAGTCGCAATATCCCTGGCAGACACTGATTCAAACGTTTGAAGAATTTACTCGGGAATCATGGTGGGATCGCGTGTGGACCCTACAAGAGAGCGTG GCAGCCCGCACTATGCGTGCTCACATAACGGACTGCTGTACCTCATATCTAACCAACGATGCTCCACCAAGATACGCCTCTGCGGTGAAGCTTCTACTTGCTCACGTTGACAACATCGAGAAGACACGGCAAATATACGCAAAGCTCCGCCATGGAATCAAAACTGATCAGCTTGTTTTGACATCGCTGTTCCCAAAAAAGGATTTTGAGGGATCAGTAGCAGTTGAGATTGTCGGGAACCTTGATTCATACCTCCTCTACAGATATCTCTGCATGCATAATAGACGAGATGCCACCGATGCTCGGGACAAAGTCTATGCTCTTCTGTCTCTTATAAAACTTGACAACAAACCCTCTTTCATTTATCCCGACTATGCTAAGGGACTGGAAGACGTTTACATCACTACAGCAAGGATGCTTATTCAAGAATCTGGCTCACTTGACATCTTGTCTGCGGCTGGTCGGCTGCGGAACGACAAATTCTTTTCATGGGTGCCAGATTGGTCTATCAGGAATGAGTttaatgaagatgaaactcAGATAAATGCCTTGTTGATGTACGATGCTGCTTTGGGAACAAAAGCCTCGGTCAAGTTTCCAGAGAACAACAACACTCTACTCGAGGTGGAAGGCATCATCCTAGACGACGTCGCAGTTCTTGGTGATACGGTCTCGGACGGGTCTACTGATGAGGAGATGTGGCGAATCATCTTCCACTGGATGCAACTTGCCCATAGTCATTCTCCAAACACGAAATGGGTGGACTTTTGCAGGACTGTCTGCACCGATTTGAGCATATGGCCCGGGGACCAGGTTTTCCGTCGCATGGGTCCTCTGACTAAAGAAATGATACAATCTCTGATGCCGTGGCGAGACCCAACCTCTGGGAGATTTACCAAAGAAGTTCCTCCGGAGGATCTTATACAATCATCAGTGGAACAAATGAAGACTTGGTTTTCGGTTTGGCATACTCTTATGGGATGGCAGGCGCAGCGAGGCATGAGATCTGCAGCGCCATCCCCGACGTTGACTGACTCTCTAAAAATCACCACCTCTCTCAAGAGATTTGTAGTTTCATCGAAAGGATATATTGGGCTTGTCCCGTGTAATTCGGAAAAGGGTGATGAAATGGTCTTCTTCAAGGGGTGCCGTTTCCCGTGTATAGCGCGGCTGGTTCCCGGGTCAggtatgaagatgaaacagCTCAAGGTGGTTGGGCCGTGTTATATTGATGGTTTCATGGATGGACAGATTGTTGCTCACGCGATAAAACACGAAAGTGATGAAAAAGGTAATTGGGACATCATGATTGTATGCTAA
- a CDS encoding enoyl-(Acyl carrier protein) reductase domain-containing protein, with protein sequence MSMTTEDCTKVRPGFPRPVPETSEKVFEQFQMRDKVVIVTGAADGIGLAVTEAMAEAGANVALWYNSNDAAVEKAKTLGETYKIKAAAYQVDISQAEQVSTNIAKVVEDFGKIDVFVANAGMAISRPILEQTLDEYRKQMSVNVDGVVFCSKYAGEVFKSQGFGNFIITSSMSGHIVNVPVDQPVYNATKAFVTHFGKSLAREWREFARVNIVSPGFFDTKMGANPLAINEAYRMAALGRQGHVKEIKALYLYLASDASTYMTGSDVLIDGGYVLP encoded by the exons ATGTCCATGACGACCGAAGACTGTACCAAGGTCCGGCCCGGCTTCCCGCGGCCGGTCCCCGAGACGTCTGAGAAAGTGTTTGAACAGTTTCAAATGAGAGACAAGGTCGTCATTGTTACTGGAGCAGCAGATGGTATTGGTCTTGCTGTGACTGAGGCTATGGCAGAGGCGGGCGCAAACGTTGCTCTGTGGTATAACTC GAACGATGCGGCCGTGGAGAAAGCAAAGACCCTTGGCGAGACTTATAAGATCAAAGCTGCCGCATACCAAGTCGACA TCTCTCAAGCCGAGCAGGTGAGCACAAACATTGCTAAAGTAGTCGAAGACTTTGGCAAGATCGACGTCTTCGTTGCAAACGCGG GTATGGCAATCTCGCGGCCCATTCTAGAGCAGACTCTAGACGAGTACCGCAAACAGATGTCTGTAAATG TGGACGGCGTAGTCTTCTGCTCCAAGTACGCCGGCGAGGTCTTCAAGAGCCAGGGCTTCggcaacttcatcatcacatccAGCATGAGCGGCCACATTGTCAACGTGCCCGTAGATCAACCAGTGTACAACGCCACCAAGGCCTTTGTCACGCACTTCGGAAAGTCTCTCGCCCGTGAATGGCGAGAATTTGCCAGAGTCAACATCGTGTCGCCCGGGTTCTTCGACACCAAGATGGGCGCTAACCCTTTGGCCATCAACGAGGCGTATCGGATGGCCGCGCTGGGCAGACAGGGCCATGTCAAGGAAATCAAGGCCTTGTACTTGTATCTTGCTAGTGATGCATCGACGTACATGACGGGCAGTGATGTTCTCATCGACGGCGGCTACGTTCTTCCATGA
- a CDS encoding bZIP transcription factor domain-containing protein: protein MDNYYSSASMAMDASHEQKFFKAEETNGLDDSLLDHSGIDSGLELSPPMDNRRESFGIGGPLFSPKTEDWHSVDMQSLPSNNPFFEPHSTNPYMRFDQPSGNPFISSGNPWAMNGGSGAATPFQRFSGMATDFDANTSIFQQPIHAPTPFPTSGNMFAGLADSQAMQDAKKMRPSSPSIRSHNDLRRGDGIRKKNARFEIPAERNLSNIDQLISQSTDEQEIKELKQQKRLLRNRQAALDSRQRKKQHTERLEDEKKQFTVVITDMEEELASLKTKVEQLMLEKQQCVDYIETLTLEKDEMIRTHTIETGELRKKVGVLTDHVQRLESSIPPNAAANGFSGAYDDMDDAMDLAGAWDNGFLNDFDEVKPPMTVAPVKKDTNPFTSGSEKSSSQGGLLFMLFLVGAFVMSSRSMPSIPRVSEDVRVASATLLDNVLKDAGVDPSTGTHAIAPQPSGVSWGQPVSASVMAGMAADGVVAPSMLVELGDSLIQPSQQQTNEQIFSLSAAQYNGVSDHDFLRDAAGRMPTKARKNLAQSLAEMRDAAKQSGAAEVYTRTLLWDQIPNDVVRNFARMVVECNGAQNSQQCNEARS from the exons ATGGACAACTATTACTCTTCAGCATCCATGGCTATGGACGCGAGCCATGAGCAAAAGTTCTTCAAGGCAGAGGAGACCAACGGCCTAGATGACAGCCTTCTTGATCACAGCGGCATTGACTCAGGCTTGGAACTTTCCCCTCCTATGGACAACAGGCGAGAGTCATTCGGCATCGGAGgacctctcttctctcccaaGACGGAAGATTGGCACTCTGTCGACATGCAGTCGCTGCCTTCCAACAACCCCTTCTTCGAGCCGCATAGCACAAACCCCTACATGCGCTTCGACCAGCCCTCTGGCAACCCTTTCATCTCTTCGGGCAATCCCTGGGCCATGAACGGAGGCTCCGGAGCAGCCACGCCTTTCCAGCGCTTCAGTGGTATGGCGACGGATTTTGATGCCAACACTTCCATTTTCCAGCAGCCCATCCACGCTCCCACTCCTTTCCCCACCTCAGGCAACATGTTCGCCGGTCTGGCGGACAGCCAGGCCATGCAAGACGCCAAGAAGATGCGACCTAGCAGCCCCTCCATCCGATCGCACAATGATCTGCGACGCGGCGATGGCATTCGCAAGAAGAATGCTCGCTTTGAGATCCCCGCTGAGCGGAACTTGAGCAACATCGACCAGTTGATTTCCCAGTCGACGGATGAGCAGGAGATTAAGGAACTCAAGCAACAGAAGCGACTGCTGCGAAACCGACAGGCAGC TCTCGACTCTCGGcagcgcaagaagcagcacaCTGAGCGcttggaagatgagaagaagcaattcACCGTCGTCATCACTGAcatggaagaggagctggctAGCCTCAAGACCAAGGTGGAGCAGCTCATGctcgagaagcagcagtGCGTCGATTACATCGAGACCCTCACCCTTGAGAAGGACGAGATGATCCGCACTCACACTATCGAGACTGGTGAGCTGAGGAAAAAGGTGGGTGTCCTGACCGACCATGTCCAGCGCCTGGAGAGCAGCATTCCCCCCAACGCTGCCGCCAACGGCTTCTCCGGTGCCTACGACGACATGGACGATGCCATGGATTTGGCCGGTGCTTGGGATAATGGCTTCCTCAACGACTTTGATGAGGTCAAGCCGCCCATGACTGTTGCCCCTGTCAAGAAGGACACCAACCCCTTCACCTCCGGCTCTGAGAAGAGCTCCTCCCAGGGTGGCTTGTTGTTCATGCTTTTCCTTGTTGGCGCCTTTGTCATGTCTAGCCGCTCGATGCCCTCCATCCCCCGCGTGTCGGAGGATGTCCGAGTTGCATCGGCGACTCTTCTCGACAACGTCCTCAAGGACGCCGGCGTCGACCCCTCGACTGGCACGCACGCCATCGCTCCTCAGCCTTCCGGCGTCTCTTGGGGACAGCCCGTTAGCGCTAGTGTTATGGCCGGCATGGCTGCTGATGGCGTTGTTGCGCCGTCCATGCTTGTAGAGCTCGGTGATAGCCTCATCCAGCCCTCGCAACAGCAGACCAACGAGCAgatcttctccctctctgcCGCCCAGTACAACGGAGTCAGCGACCACGACTTCCTCCGCGATGCCGCCGGTAGAATGCCCACCAAGGCTCGCAAGAACCTGGCTCAGTCTCTTGCTGAGATGCGGGACGCCGCCAAGCAGTCCGGTGCCGCCGAGGTGTACACTCGCACTCTCCTCTGGGATCAGATCCCCAACGATGTGGTCCGAAACTTTGCCAGAATGGTTGTAGAGTGCAACGGCGCTCAAAATTCGCAGCAATGCAACGAAGCGAGATCATGA